One region of uncultured Methanolobus sp. genomic DNA includes:
- a CDS encoding formylglycine-generating enzyme family protein translates to MSRESWKKSKVEVEGLRKADYTNSIGMQFMKIPAGDFMMGSNKYASEQPIHRVSISKQFYFGKYPVTQKEWKAVMGSNPSRFKGDNNPVENVSWNDVQEFVKKLNAKEGVTAYRLPFEAEWEYACRAGTTTRYFFGKNSSTHTRLCGLPYWKEIMKYLHLDDISKLKKYAWYSGHENHIEWAKDMDIINEKGTTHPVGQKKPNPWSLYDLYGNVWEWMQDNWYGNYECELVYVINPYKPARGSSWINDASFCRSASRNGYSSSERYDNVGFRLLKTI, encoded by the coding sequence ATGTCCAGAGAATCCTGGAAGAAAAGTAAGGTTGAAGTAGAGGGGCTAAGAAAAGCAGACTATACTAACTCTATAGGGATGCAATTCATGAAAATTCCTGCCGGTGATTTCATGATGGGGTCGAATAAATATGCGAGTGAACAACCTATTCATAGAGTGTCCATCTCAAAGCAATTCTACTTTGGCAAGTATCCTGTTACACAGAAAGAATGGAAAGCTGTGATGGGTAGCAATCCATCAAGGTTTAAGGGAGATAATAATCCTGTGGAAAATGTATCTTGGAACGACGTACAGGAGTTTGTTAAGAAACTGAATGCTAAGGAAGGAGTTACTGCATATCGGCTTCCATTCGAAGCTGAATGGGAGTATGCCTGCAGAGCAGGTACAACAACAAGGTATTTTTTTGGAAAGAATAGTTCAACACATACAAGACTCTGTGGATTGCCTTATTGGAAAGAGATCATGAAGTATCTGCATTTGGATGATATATCTAAATTGAAAAAATATGCCTGGTACAGTGGTCATGAGAATCACATAGAGTGGGCCAAGGATATGGATATAATTAATGAAAAAGGCACTACTCATCCTGTGGGCCAGAAGAAACCGAATCCTTGGAGTCTTTATGATTTGTATGGAAACGTCTGGGAATGGATGCAGGACAACTGGTATGGCAATTATGAATGTGAATTGGTATATGTTATTAATCCATACAAACCTGCTCGTGGTAGTAGCTGGATCAACGATGCTTCTTTTTGTCGGTCAGCAAGTCGCAATGGTTATTCCTCAAGTGAAAGATATGATAATGTTGGTTTCCGTCTTCTCAAAACCATTTAA
- the gyrB gene encoding DNA topoisomerase (ATP-hydrolyzing) subunit B, which produces MSEKQAYDASNIQVLEGLEAVRKRPSMYIGSIDGRGLHHLVYEVVDNSIDEALAGYCTQIDVSINHNGTITVQDNGRGIPVGMHPKYNKSALEVVMTILHAGGKFDKDTYKVSGGLHGVGVSVVNALSEWMEVEVQRDGKIHYQRYQRGVPTDGLLEIGDTSSTGTKVTFMPDSKIFETTKFAYETLATRLRELAFLNKGIKISITDDRKEEKLEEVFEYEGGIVSFVEHLNTNKNSLHEPPIYFERTKDDAVVEISMQYTDSYAESVFSFVNNINTHEGGTHLVGFKAALTRVANDYIKKNNVSKGDAKLSGDDIREGLTAIISVKITEPQFEGQTKTKLGNSEVKGIVESMVSEGLSEYMEENPKVATAILQKALDAQRAREAAKKARELTRRKSALDVSTLPGKLADCSEKDPSVSELYLVEGESAGGSAKQGRDRKFQAILPLRGKILNVEKARLAKILKNNEILAFITAMGTGIGDDYDVGKARYHKVIIMTDADVDGAHIRTLILTLFFRYMTPMIDAGYVYIAQPPLYKIKKGKAEYYVYSDRELAAKLQEIGDKGVGIQRYKGLGEMNPEQLWETTMNPETRTLLQVTMEDAIAADEMFTILMGDDVAPRKQFITTHAKDVENLDV; this is translated from the coding sequence ATGAGTGAAAAACAAGCTTATGATGCAAGCAATATTCAGGTACTTGAAGGACTGGAAGCAGTTCGCAAACGACCGAGCATGTACATCGGAAGTATCGATGGCAGAGGACTTCACCACCTGGTATATGAAGTGGTGGACAACAGTATCGATGAAGCACTTGCCGGATATTGTACACAGATAGATGTATCAATAAATCATAATGGGACCATTACAGTACAGGATAACGGAAGAGGTATTCCAGTAGGAATGCATCCAAAGTACAACAAATCTGCACTTGAGGTCGTAATGACCATTCTCCATGCAGGTGGTAAATTCGACAAGGACACCTACAAGGTTTCAGGTGGTCTGCATGGTGTTGGTGTATCGGTTGTAAATGCTCTGTCAGAGTGGATGGAAGTTGAGGTACAGCGTGATGGGAAGATACACTACCAGCGTTACCAGCGTGGTGTTCCAACTGATGGACTGCTGGAAATTGGAGATACTTCCAGTACCGGTACGAAAGTTACATTCATGCCGGATTCTAAGATATTTGAAACCACCAAATTCGCTTATGAAACTCTTGCAACAAGGCTTCGTGAACTTGCATTCCTCAACAAAGGAATTAAAATAAGCATAACAGATGACCGTAAAGAAGAGAAGCTCGAAGAAGTATTTGAGTATGAAGGTGGAATTGTTTCTTTTGTTGAGCACCTGAACACCAATAAGAACTCACTTCATGAGCCACCCATATACTTTGAAAGGACAAAGGACGATGCTGTTGTTGAGATATCAATGCAGTACACTGACAGTTACGCTGAATCTGTTTTCTCTTTTGTTAATAACATCAACACACACGAAGGCGGTACACACCTTGTGGGATTTAAGGCAGCACTTACACGGGTTGCTAACGATTACATAAAAAAGAACAACGTCTCAAAGGGAGATGCAAAGCTTTCAGGTGACGATATACGTGAAGGCCTGACAGCGATTATCAGTGTTAAGATCACAGAACCACAATTCGAAGGGCAGACCAAGACCAAACTTGGTAACAGTGAAGTAAAGGGAATTGTGGAATCCATGGTTTCAGAAGGACTATCTGAATACATGGAAGAAAACCCGAAGGTTGCCACCGCTATCCTCCAGAAAGCACTTGATGCTCAGCGTGCAAGGGAAGCAGCAAAGAAAGCAAGGGAACTCACACGCAGAAAAAGCGCCCTTGATGTCAGTACACTCCCCGGAAAGCTGGCAGACTGTTCCGAAAAAGATCCTTCTGTAAGCGAACTTTATCTTGTGGAAGGTGAATCTGCAGGAGGTTCTGCAAAACAGGGCAGGGACAGGAAGTTCCAGGCGATCCTCCCACTCAGGGGTAAAATACTCAACGTCGAAAAAGCACGTCTGGCAAAGATACTCAAGAACAATGAGATACTTGCATTTATTACAGCTATGGGTACAGGCATAGGTGATGACTATGACGTCGGAAAAGCACGATATCACAAAGTTATCATTATGACTGATGCTGATGTTGACGGAGCGCATATCAGGACTCTCATACTTACACTCTTTTTCAGGTACATGACACCTATGATAGATGCCGGCTATGTTTATATTGCGCAGCCTCCGCTCTACAAGATCAAAAAGGGCAAGGCAGAATATTATGTCTATTCTGACCGCGAGCTTGCAGCAAAACTGCAAGAGATCGGCGACAAAGGTGTAGGTATACAGCGTTACAAGGGTCTTGGTGAAATGAACCCTGAACAGCTCTGGGAAACAACCATGAACCCCGAGACAAGAACATTGCTTCAGGTCACAATGGAAGATGCAATTGCTGCCGATGAAATGTTCACGATCCTGATGGGAGATGACGTAGCGCCACGTAAACAATTCATTACAACGCACGCAAAGGATGTTGAGAACCTGGATGTCTGA